GTCTTCATGGAGCCGGCGCGCGGGTTGTTGTCGGACGAGTTCTACAACATGCCGGGCTTGGGTGCGCTGTACAGCCGGGTCTCGACCTATGTGTTCGGCGACTGGAACAAGTGCGGCGAGCTGATGGGGCTTGCGCCCTATGGCCGCCACGGGCAGGTCGGCAGTCTCCTCGAGATGAAGGACGGCCGGCTGCACGTGCCGTTCTGGGGCGACGACAACAAGCAGCCCTTCGTGCTCGACAGCGGCAGCTGGGACAAGAGCCCGACCATGCGGCACTGGGAGGACATCGCCTGGCGGGTGCAGGACGACACCGAGAACGTGCTGCTCGAGCGGGCGCGCTGGCTGCGCGAGAGCACCGGCGCGAAGAACCTGTGCATCGCCGGCGGCGTCGCGTTGAACTGCGTGGCGAACGGGCGGATCGCACGCGAGGCCGGCTTCGAGAACGTCTGGATCCAGCCCGCCGCCGGTGACGACGGCATCGCCATCGGCTGTGCCTATTACGGCTGGCTGGAGATTCTGAAACAGCGCCGCTCCTTCGTGATGGAGCACGCCTATGTCGGCCGACGCTACAGCGACGCGGAGGTGGCGGCCGCGCTGCAGGGCTTCCTGGTGCGCATCCAGGTCGATGCGAAGCGCAGCGACAACATCTGCCGCGACACCGCCAGGCTGCTCGCCGAGCAGCGCGTGATCGGCTGGTTTCAGGGCCCGTCCGAATTCGGTCCGCGCGCGCTCGGCAACCGCAGCCTGATCGCCGATCCGCGCAGGGCCGAGATGAAGGACATCCTCAACAGCCGCGTCAAGCACCGCCAGGCGTTCCGGCCGTTCGCGCCGATCGTGCTGGCCGAGCGCATGAAGGAGATCTTCGAGGGCGAGGAGGACTCGCCCTACATGCTGATCGCAAAGCCGGTGCGGCCGGATTGGCGCGACAGGATCCCGGCGATCGTGCATGTCGACGGTTCGGCGCGGGTGCAGAGCGTGCGGGAAGAAACCAACCCGGTGCTCTATCGCCTGCTCAAAGAGTTCGAGGCGCTGACCGGCGTGCCGGTGCTGATCAACACTTCATTCAACGTCAAGGGCGAGCCGATCATCGAGACGCCGCAGGATGCGGTGAGCTGCTTCCTCACCACGGGTATCGACCACCTCGTGCTGCACGACACGCTGGTGTCGAAGACCGCCATGCACAAGGTCGTTACGCCCGTGATGACGACGTTCGGAGACGTCGCCACCATCGTGTCCTCGACCACCCAGGACGGCAGCCGCGGTGGAAGTTAAGGCATGGCCCGGAAAACCGCGAAGCGGTTTTCCGACAAGGCCATACTCAGATATTGAGCGTCAGGCCGCCTTGGCCGGTGCCGCGGGTTTCGGCGCTGGCGGCTTGATCGGCTTGTCCTGCCGCTTCGACCACGAGATGTAATAGGCCACGATCGTCATGATCGCGATGCCGGAGATGCTGACGAAGATCTGCGCGAACAGCGAGCCCGAGCTCATCGAGAGCTCGAAATGTCCGACAAAGGACAGGAATACGCCGACGCAGAACACCGCGAGCGACTGCTGGCCGCAGACGATCAGGGGATCGAACACCTTCCATTCCAGCGCCGACCAGTCCTTCGGCACAAAGCGGATCACCAGCACCGTGATCACCACGAAGTGCAGGAAGCGATAGGGCGCGAGGTTGGTCTTGTCGTTCGGATTGAAGGTCGAATACAGCCAATCCGGGAACATCGCGCCGAATTCCGGGAAGCGGCCGGCCATCGTCATGATCAGCGCGAAGACCAGATAGGCAATACAGAACCACAGCGTGTAGCGCGAGTTGATGATGTGCATGTTGGCGCGCGCGCCGCCCATCGCGCACCACGAGCCGAACACGAACAGCACCTGCCAGGCGAACGGATTGAAGTACCAGGTCCCGGCCGGGTAGGCGGGCAGGTTCCAGCCGAAATGGCGCGAGACCAGCCACAGCGCGAGCGAGGCCAGCATGGTCCAGTTCGGCTGCCGCAGCATGAACCACAGCACCGGCGGAAACAGGCCCATCAGTACGATGTAGAGCGGCAGCACGTCGAGATTGACCGGCTTGAATTTCAGGAACAGGCCCTGGCGCAGCGTCTCGGTGGCGTTGTCGACGAGGCCGGCGACATTGAACTCGTTGATGATCTCGGAGTCGCCGAAGCGCAGCGCCAGGTAGCTGATCGAGGCGATGTAGATCACGAACAGGATGATGTGGGCGACATAGAGCTGCCAGACCCGCTTGGTCAACCTCGTGGCGCCAACGATGAAGCCGCGCTCCAGCATCATCCGGGCGTAGACGAAGGAGGCGGTGTAGCCGGAGATGAAGACGAACAGGTCCGCGGCGTCGCTGAAGCCGTAGTTCCGCGTCGTGATCCAGTTCACGATGTTGTCGGGGATGTGGTCGAGGTAGATCGCCCAGTTCGCGATCCCGCGGAACAGGTCGAGCCGGAGGTCACGTCCTTTTTCGGGCAAATGAGCGTGGATTTCCATGGGACGCCGTTTCCTCGAGGTGATGCTGTCGAGAAGACCGCACCTTGGCAATCTGGCCGCGCCCCGAGGGACTGCAAAGGGAAGCCTCCCGGGGCCAGATTGTCACAGCGCGGTAGAATGACTATACCGGTCCGGCGAAGGCTGCCTCCGAGATCGAGGAATCACCGATCAGTTCGTTGAACGGTGTCTCTATACTATCCCGACGGTTTCCTTCAAATCGCTTCCATGTTGCACATCCCACGGGGCCGACCATCCATGACCGCACGCATTTTTAAGCCCGCCAAAAACGCGATGCAATCGGGACGTGCCAAGACCAAGGCGTGGCAGCTGGATTATGAGCCGGAGCAGCCGCGCACCGTGGAGCCCCTGATGGGCTGGACCTCGTCGTCGGACATGAAGCAGCAGCTCACGCTGCACTTCGAGACCAAGGAGGAGGCGGTGGCCTATTGCGAGCGCAAGGGCATCGCCTACCAGGTGATCGAGCCGAAGGATTCGGCGCACCGCCAGATCGCCTATGCCGACAATTTCGCCTTCCGGCGCTGGGAGCCGTGGACCCACTAGGGTCTACGATCAACTCGCGGGGCTTGGGACGAGGGCCGCTGGAATCGGCAGCGGCGCGTCCTTGGAGACCCCGAGCACCGGAAAACTCCTGATCCTGCGCACGTTGGGCAGGCCGGCGAATTGTAGCAGCTGCCGGCGCATGTCGTCGACGCTGGGCGCGACACACCGAAGCATGAAATCGGCGTCGCCCGAGATCCGCCAGCACTGCAGGAAGCGCGGCACCGCCGCCACTGCGGCCTCGAACGCCTCGATCGCGACCAGGTTCTGGCTGTCGAGCTGGATCAGCACGAAAGTCGTCACCTCGTAGCCGAGCAGCCGCTCGTCGAGTGTGGCACGGATCGCCTGCACCACGCCGCGGCTGCGCAGCGCGCGGACCCGGCGCAGGCAGGGCGGGGCGGTGATGCCGACCCGCTCGGCAAGCTCGTTGATCCTGATCCGGCCGTCGCGTTGCAACTCGGTGAGGATCCGCAGGTCGATGTCATCGAGCTGTGGGCGCTCTGTCACAGTCACGAACCCGCCACCGCGGTTCGCGGGCCTTTACCGCCGTTCTGGACCCGACCGATCGCAGCCTGCGGTGCGACGCCCGACAGCACCAGCTTCTCGTGCGCTGCGATGATGGCGTCGCGGGTCAGCCGGCCGCCGGGGCGGTACCAGGTACAGAGCCCGGTCAGCAGAGCGATGATCGCAAAGGTCGCGACCTGGATGTCGACTACCTCGAACACGCCGTCCGACACCCCGTCGGTGAGGATCTGTGCCAGCCGCTGCTCGTAGGCACCGCGCAGCGACACGACGGCGTCGTAGTTTTTGGCATCGAGGCTGCGCAGCTCGGAATTGGCGATGAAGACCTCGCGCTTGCGGGTCATGTGATAGGTGACGTGGAAGGCGACGAAGGCGCGCAGCTGTTCGACCGGATCGGCCTTGCCCTCCAGCGCCAGATCAAGCTCGCGCAGCAAATCGTTGATATGGTCCTGCACCAGATCGAACAGCAGGTCCTGCTTGGTTGAGATATGGTTGTAGAGTGAGCCCGCCTGGATGCCGACTTCGGCGGCGAGCTGGCGCAAGCTCATGGCCTCGTAGCCGTGCTCGAAGATCAGGCGCACGCCAGCCTTGCGGATCGCCTCCAGAGTTGTGGGGCCATGTGAACCGATCGTGCGTGCCATCGGGGCCTCGGAGGGGGTGTCGGCTTGCCAGGAAAGTTAGGAAACAAGCGAACGACCGTATGTTTATCGCATGAAATCCCAGTGAATTCAATGAACTGCCGATTTCATGCACGAACCATAGCACAGTCGCTTGCGAAGCCAAGAAAAAAACGTATGATCGTTTAATTGCAAGATGAATCTCATGGGAGGGATCATGGCCTCGAACCGGGCGGCAATCTTCAATTTCGACCTTGGCGAGACCGCGGATGCGATCCGCGAGACGGTGCATGATTTCTCGACCAACGAGATCGCACCGCGCGCCGCCGAGATCGATCGCTCCAATACCTTTCCGCGCGACCTCTGGCCCAAGATCGGTGCGCTCGGCCTGCACGGCATCACGGTCGAAGAGGAGTATGGCGGCTCGGGCCTCGGCTATCTCGAGCATTGCATCGCGGTCGAGGAGATCTCGCGGGCGTCGGCCTCGGTCGGATTGGCCTATGGCGCTCATTCCAACCTCTGCGTCAACCAGATCCGCCGCAACGGCAACGAGGCGCAGAAGCGCAAATATCTGCCGAAGCTGATCTCGGGCGAGCATGTCGGCTCGCTGGCGATGTCGGAGCCCGGCGCCGGCTCGGATGTGGTCTCGATGAAGACCCGCGCCGAGAAGAAGGGCGACCGCTACGTGCTCAACGGCAACAAGATGTGGATCACCAACGGCCCGCACGCCGAGACGCTGGTGGTCTACGCCAAGACCGACGTCAACGCCGGCCCGCGCGGTATGACCGCCTTCATCATCGAAAAGGGCATGAAGGGATTCTCCACCGCGCAGAAGCTCGACAAGCTCGGCATGCGCGGCTCCGACACCTGCGAACTGGTGTTCGAGGATTGCGAGGTGCCGGAGGAGAACGTGCTCTCCGAAGTCGGCCGCGGCGTCAACGTGCTGATGTCTGGTCTCGACTACGAGCGCGCGGTGCTCGCAGCCGGGCCGATCGGGATCATGCAGGCCTGCATGGACGTCGTGCTGCCTTACGTGCACGAGCGCAAGCAGTTCGGCGAGCCGATCGGCTCGTTCCAGCTGGTGCAGGGCAAGATCGCCGACATGTACACCACGATGAACGCCTCGCGCGCCTATGTCTACGCGGTGGCAAAGGCCTGCGACCGCGGCGAGACCACACGCGAGGACGCAGCCGGCGCCATCCTCTATGCCG
The window above is part of the Bradyrhizobium sp. PSBB068 genome. Proteins encoded here:
- a CDS encoding isovaleryl-CoA dehydrogenase produces the protein MASNRAAIFNFDLGETADAIRETVHDFSTNEIAPRAAEIDRSNTFPRDLWPKIGALGLHGITVEEEYGGSGLGYLEHCIAVEEISRASASVGLAYGAHSNLCVNQIRRNGNEAQKRKYLPKLISGEHVGSLAMSEPGAGSDVVSMKTRAEKKGDRYVLNGNKMWITNGPHAETLVVYAKTDVNAGPRGMTAFIIEKGMKGFSTAQKLDKLGMRGSDTCELVFEDCEVPEENVLSEVGRGVNVLMSGLDYERAVLAAGPIGIMQACMDVVLPYVHERKQFGEPIGSFQLVQGKIADMYTTMNASRAYVYAVAKACDRGETTREDAAGAILYAAEKATQCALDAIQLLGGNGYINEYPTGRLLRDAKLYEIGAGTSEIRRMLIGRELFAKTA
- a CDS encoding TetR family transcriptional regulator translates to MARTIGSHGPTTLEAIRKAGVRLIFEHGYEAMSLRQLAAEVGIQAGSLYNHISTKQDLLFDLVQDHINDLLRELDLALEGKADPVEQLRAFVAFHVTYHMTRKREVFIANSELRSLDAKNYDAVVSLRGAYEQRLAQILTDGVSDGVFEVVDIQVATFAIIALLTGLCTWYRPGGRLTRDAIIAAHEKLVLSGVAPQAAIGRVQNGGKGPRTAVAGS
- a CDS encoding ETC complex I subunit, which translates into the protein MTARIFKPAKNAMQSGRAKTKAWQLDYEPEQPRTVEPLMGWTSSSDMKQQLTLHFETKEEAVAYCERKGIAYQVIEPKDSAHRQIAYADNFAFRRWEPWTH
- a CDS encoding Lrp/AsnC family transcriptional regulator codes for the protein MTERPQLDDIDLRILTELQRDGRIRINELAERVGITAPPCLRRVRALRSRGVVQAIRATLDERLLGYEVTTFVLIQLDSQNLVAIEAFEAAVAAVPRFLQCWRISGDADFMLRCVAPSVDDMRRQLLQFAGLPNVRRIRSFPVLGVSKDAPLPIPAALVPSPAS
- a CDS encoding carbamoyltransferase is translated as MPKQHTYVLGLNAYDHDVSACLLRDGAIAYAISKERITREKHASGFYKEVVDYCLSAEGITLDDVDLVVRNSYILPVPEMEERMLHQDMPGFLPIAERNAAIKHPLFRSKSDKVVSISHHLAHAYSAFAVSPFKDGVVMIVDGVGSYQADAMEAYPQEGASPLARESESYYRFDDTRLECLKKVFMEPARGLLSDEFYNMPGLGALYSRVSTYVFGDWNKCGELMGLAPYGRHGQVGSLLEMKDGRLHVPFWGDDNKQPFVLDSGSWDKSPTMRHWEDIAWRVQDDTENVLLERARWLRESTGAKNLCIAGGVALNCVANGRIAREAGFENVWIQPAAGDDGIAIGCAYYGWLEILKQRRSFVMEHAYVGRRYSDAEVAAALQGFLVRIQVDAKRSDNICRDTARLLAEQRVIGWFQGPSEFGPRALGNRSLIADPRRAEMKDILNSRVKHRQAFRPFAPIVLAERMKEIFEGEEDSPYMLIAKPVRPDWRDRIPAIVHVDGSARVQSVREETNPVLYRLLKEFEALTGVPVLINTSFNVKGEPIIETPQDAVSCFLTTGIDHLVLHDTLVSKTAMHKVVTPVMTTFGDVATIVSSTTQDGSRGGS
- a CDS encoding OpgC domain-containing protein, with protein sequence MEIHAHLPEKGRDLRLDLFRGIANWAIYLDHIPDNIVNWITTRNYGFSDAADLFVFISGYTASFVYARMMLERGFIVGATRLTKRVWQLYVAHIILFVIYIASISYLALRFGDSEIINEFNVAGLVDNATETLRQGLFLKFKPVNLDVLPLYIVLMGLFPPVLWFMLRQPNWTMLASLALWLVSRHFGWNLPAYPAGTWYFNPFAWQVLFVFGSWCAMGGARANMHIINSRYTLWFCIAYLVFALIMTMAGRFPEFGAMFPDWLYSTFNPNDKTNLAPYRFLHFVVITVLVIRFVPKDWSALEWKVFDPLIVCGQQSLAVFCVGVFLSFVGHFELSMSSGSLFAQIFVSISGIAIMTIVAYYISWSKRQDKPIKPPAPKPAAPAKAA